One window of Phycisphaeraceae bacterium genomic DNA carries:
- a CDS encoding nucleotidyltransferase family protein, whose protein sequence is MVAHSAISKLADPAKLAAFCAANGIRGIRIFGSFARGDQTPESDIDILLEFTAGSDPDLFELGGMQQDLCEIFNREVDLKIPDMFSPHNLERVVSNSVIAFAA, encoded by the coding sequence ATGGTCGCACACTCTGCAATCTCCAAACTGGCCGATCCCGCGAAGCTCGCGGCGTTTTGTGCGGCGAACGGCATCCGAGGCATCCGCATCTTCGGCTCCTTCGCCCGAGGCGACCAAACTCCTGAGAGCGACATCGATATTCTCCTCGAGTTTACCGCTGGCTCCGATCCGGACCTTTTCGAACTCGGCGGCATGCAGCAGGATCTCTGCGAAATCTTCAATCGTGAAGTCGACCTGAAGATCCCCGATATGTTTTCGCCCCACAACCTCGAACGCGTCGTGTCGAATTCTGTGATCGCGTTCGCCGCGTAG
- a CDS encoding DUF2726 domain-containing protein: MLSDPHTFAPQLIIELDDNSHRREDRRERVDFVNRALSAAGVPFLRVPAAAGDDFFAIC, translated from the coding sequence GTGCTCAGCGATCCTCACACCTTCGCCCCCCAACTCATCATCGAACTCGACGACAATTCACACCGCCGCGAGGACAGGCGGGAGCGCGTCGACTTCGTGAACCGGGCCCTGAGTGCGGCGGGCGTGCCGTTTTTGCGAGTGCCCGCCGCGGCGGGGGATGACTTCTTCGCGATTTGCTAA
- a CDS encoding type II toxin-antitoxin system HicB family antitoxin, translated as MPTPKYHINVFFSAEDKGFIADVPDLRYCSAFGETPEKAMREVMIAMRAWLAAAKSAGKRIPKPRYRPAIYQVAS; from the coding sequence ATGCCCACTCCAAAATACCACATCAACGTCTTCTTCAGTGCCGAGGATAAGGGTTTCATCGCCGATGTCCCGGACCTCAGGTACTGCTCCGCGTTCGGTGAGACCCCGGAGAAGGCGATGCGGGAAGTCATGATCGCGATGCGTGCATGGCTCGCCGCGGCAAAGTCGGCCGGCAAGCGCATCCCAAAACCCCGGTACCGGCCGGCGATCTACCAAGTCGCGTCGTAG
- a CDS encoding DUF4190 domain-containing protein, with the protein MSDVPTSPPPMSLKSGMAITALVFALLGFCFPLFGLVGLILGIIALTRANNRPSEFGGKGLAIAGISVGGASLVLGCVLSFFYLGIMLPALGKARQAARQIKSGTQIRSISQALMVYADENHDAFPEVGADLRVRLGQIVDPAVWESPSATPGEPSYLYVGGQKSTFDGKQVLLFENPALNRSGTNVGFGDLSVQFLAPEQWRLILPNLKDVTTDTGKPWILPSK; encoded by the coding sequence ATGAGCGATGTTCCGACAAGCCCGCCGCCTATGAGCCTGAAATCCGGGATGGCGATTACCGCTTTGGTCTTTGCGCTCCTGGGCTTTTGCTTTCCGCTCTTTGGTCTGGTCGGATTGATTCTGGGCATCATTGCGCTCACACGCGCCAACAACAGACCGAGCGAGTTTGGCGGCAAGGGCCTGGCGATCGCCGGGATTTCGGTCGGGGGTGCCTCGCTCGTACTTGGTTGCGTGCTGTCCTTTTTCTACCTGGGCATCATGCTACCCGCGCTCGGGAAGGCGCGGCAGGCGGCGAGGCAGATCAAGAGCGGCACGCAGATACGCTCGATCTCGCAGGCGCTGATGGTGTATGCAGACGAGAACCACGACGCGTTCCCTGAAGTGGGCGCGGATCTGCGCGTCAGACTCGGCCAGATAGTCGATCCTGCGGTGTGGGAATCGCCTTCTGCAACTCCCGGCGAGCCCTCATACTTGTACGTCGGAGGCCAGAAAAGCACATTCGACGGCAAGCAGGTTCTGCTCTTCGAGAATCCCGCGCTCAACCGGTCCGGCACGAATGTTGGATTCGGTGACTTGAGCGTGCAGTTTCTCGCTCCTGAACAGTGGCGTCTCATCCTTCCGAACCTGAAAGACGTTACGACCGACACGGGCAAACCGTGGATCTTGCCGAGCAAGTAG
- a CDS encoding SRPBCC family protein — protein sequence MLLRDHAIFILEISQELPLPLDSVFPFFAAPENLEAITPPWLNFRILTPRPIQMKQGARIDYSIRLRGIPLRWRTEITLFEPPHRFVDLQVRGPYSFWEHTHTFAATSTGTRIMDRVCYLPPKIPLFATLLEQQRIPQCLLQTPAH from the coding sequence ATGCTTCTGCGTGACCACGCAATCTTTATCCTCGAGATCTCGCAGGAGCTTCCGCTCCCGCTCGACTCGGTCTTCCCGTTTTTCGCAGCGCCGGAAAACCTCGAGGCCATCACGCCTCCGTGGCTCAACTTCCGCATTCTGACGCCCCGCCCGATTCAAATGAAGCAGGGCGCGCGGATCGATTACAGCATCCGGCTTCGAGGAATCCCGCTCCGCTGGCGGACGGAAATCACGCTTTTCGAACCGCCGCACCGCTTTGTCGATCTTCAAGTGCGAGGCCCGTATTCATTTTGGGAGCACACGCACACATTCGCGGCGACTTCGACGGGCACGCGCATCATGGATCGCGTTTGTTACTTGCCGCCGAAAATTCCTCTCTTTGCAACTCTGCTCGAGCAGCAGCGCATCCCGCAGTGCCTCCTGCAAACACCGGCGCATTGA
- a CDS encoding methyltransferase domain-containing protein — protein MSLTANPLAALRERLVRLEFHVRGRVGFLNSERGTPEQRLENLLEATDDGAPISTALRLFTLGVPVSTAQAAASVGPELVPALVEAGLLRREGDRVRSTAAISFVGEIAAAEDFTPHRPEDDVDDFVAPIALGSRILSLFSVPKPGGGGRLLEIGTGQGYPITAASPAFRSAIGTDISPRAIECARITAQLNGRGNIEFRQGNLFEPLDPKSDVFDSIMVNPPYVIVPTDDTGAVAGGDATLTEQIVRGIPPFLAEGGFATVLGNWGHAGEADWAHPVRDWVQGSGCDAMVIRFRTESPHAYVQTWRRELRTLRPFREPAPVASWLEMFRSMGVGAITLGLIVLGRRAGRNWFHELTRNTAGIQPGAGAQLRRVFAARTRLFNTASPADLLAQPAQLAPCELSGRPMPRGPGEWGVFNGTLRQTEGWPEPVAVDPLALAILMGTTSRKPLHAVTAAAAEAKGMSPSYAQEMIRNHVSRWFELGYLS, from the coding sequence ATGTCGCTCACCGCCAACCCGCTTGCCGCGCTGCGTGAGCGATTGGTGCGACTTGAGTTTCACGTCCGGGGCCGTGTCGGCTTTCTCAACTCCGAGCGCGGCACGCCCGAACAGCGCCTCGAGAACCTTCTCGAAGCCACCGACGACGGCGCACCAATCTCCACTGCGCTCCGACTCTTCACGCTTGGCGTGCCTGTTTCAACGGCCCAGGCCGCGGCGAGCGTCGGCCCCGAGCTCGTCCCCGCGTTGGTCGAAGCCGGACTACTTCGTCGTGAAGGAGACCGCGTCCGTTCGACGGCGGCGATCTCCTTTGTGGGGGAGATCGCCGCGGCAGAGGATTTCACGCCTCATCGTCCGGAGGATGACGTCGATGACTTCGTCGCGCCGATCGCGCTCGGCAGCCGCATCCTCTCGCTCTTCAGCGTACCCAAGCCCGGCGGCGGGGGCCGGCTCCTGGAGATCGGCACCGGGCAGGGGTATCCGATCACCGCGGCTTCGCCGGCATTCCGCTCGGCCATTGGGACCGACATCAGCCCGCGCGCGATCGAGTGCGCCCGCATCACCGCCCAGCTCAATGGACGCGGCAACATCGAATTTCGTCAGGGGAACCTCTTCGAGCCGCTCGATCCAAAGAGCGACGTGTTCGATTCGATCATGGTCAATCCGCCGTATGTGATCGTTCCGACGGACGATACGGGCGCGGTCGCCGGGGGCGACGCGACGCTGACGGAGCAGATCGTTCGCGGGATTCCGCCTTTCCTGGCCGAGGGAGGGTTCGCGACGGTGCTTGGCAATTGGGGGCACGCCGGCGAGGCAGATTGGGCGCACCCGGTGCGGGATTGGGTGCAAGGGTCGGGCTGCGACGCCATGGTCATCCGGTTCAGAACCGAATCACCTCACGCGTACGTGCAGACGTGGCGGCGCGAGTTGAGAACGTTGCGGCCTTTTCGAGAACCGGCGCCGGTGGCGTCGTGGCTCGAAATGTTCCGTTCGATGGGCGTGGGCGCGATCACACTCGGTCTCATTGTCCTCGGCCGACGCGCCGGCAGGAATTGGTTCCATGAACTGACGCGCAACACCGCCGGCATTCAGCCTGGCGCGGGCGCACAACTTCGCCGGGTGTTCGCGGCACGCACAAGGCTCTTCAACACCGCGTCGCCTGCAGATCTGCTGGCACAGCCTGCGCAATTGGCGCCGTGCGAGTTGTCGGGGCGGCCCATGCCCAGGGGACCCGGAGAGTGGGGAGTATTCAACGGCACGCTCCGCCAAACCGAAGGCTGGCCAGAGCCGGTCGCGGTCGATCCGTTAGCGCTCGCGATATTGATGGGCACAACCAGCCGCAAACCGTTGCACGCCGTGACCGCTGCCGCGGCAGAGGCCAAAGGCATGAGCCCGAGCTACGCCCAGGAGATGATCCGGAATCACGTGTCACGCTGGTTCGAACTCGGGTACCTGTCGTAA
- a CDS encoding DUF86 domain-containing protein: protein MRRNRRQSGPEDRLRAEHMLYLCRECIAEFASVDEETFRARRVFQTSLAWYLQAIGEAASRVSDEARAKLPAVPWKQIVGTRHILSHEYDRLMPDKLWRILRSHLPSLLAALEKGIDSLPNDNERG, encoded by the coding sequence ATGCGCCGGAATCGTCGCCAATCGGGACCGGAAGACCGACTTCGCGCAGAGCACATGCTCTACCTCTGCCGCGAGTGCATCGCCGAATTCGCTTCGGTCGACGAAGAAACATTCCGCGCTCGCCGCGTATTTCAAACTTCTCTCGCGTGGTATCTGCAAGCCATTGGCGAAGCCGCTTCTCGCGTCAGCGATGAAGCTCGCGCGAAACTGCCTGCGGTTCCGTGGAAGCAAATCGTCGGCACCCGTCACATCCTTTCCCATGAATACGACCGCCTGATGCCTGACAAACTCTGGCGGATCTTGCGTTCTCACCTTCCGTCGCTTCTCGCCGCGCTTGAGAAAGGCATCGATAGCCTCCCCAATGACAATGAACGCGGATAG
- a CDS encoding phage holin family protein, protein MDANEQAKISADDTPRCGVPGRDFGEFITSRGVSGAGFYARLVFAVIAALFGVGLMTLGFFLPASSKSPNTPSWLPSVLIGAVFLGAALLSAFKILYSYDFYESGLVRKGPRRTDEFAYEEVDRFMYNLVRHYHNGVYTGTIMTVAMWMEDGRKFSYGGKHKEKRKGFLKSRFEGEDEMDFVREAIEIHVAERIEKELAERGRFEWCKSAEVSRDGITPKRGKRKQTLVRWSELSQVWMHNGHMHIAAAGEKKSFIAVPSAGVNFFPCARVFARLAEDARGEGVPKREDDSPVRAQSAW, encoded by the coding sequence ATGGACGCGAACGAACAAGCAAAGATTTCGGCGGACGACACGCCAAGGTGCGGAGTGCCCGGGCGCGATTTCGGCGAATTCATCACAAGCCGCGGCGTCAGCGGCGCCGGCTTCTATGCGCGGCTGGTTTTCGCCGTGATTGCCGCGCTGTTTGGCGTCGGGCTCATGACGCTCGGCTTCTTTCTTCCGGCGTCGTCGAAGTCGCCGAATACGCCGTCGTGGCTTCCGAGCGTGCTGATCGGCGCCGTGTTCTTGGGCGCCGCTTTGCTCTCGGCGTTCAAGATCCTGTACTCCTACGACTTCTACGAGAGCGGTCTGGTGCGGAAAGGCCCGCGCCGTACGGACGAGTTTGCGTACGAAGAAGTCGATCGCTTCATGTACAACCTGGTGCGACACTATCACAACGGGGTGTACACGGGCACGATCATGACGGTCGCGATGTGGATGGAGGACGGGCGCAAGTTTTCGTATGGAGGCAAGCACAAGGAAAAGCGCAAGGGGTTTCTGAAGAGCCGGTTCGAGGGTGAAGACGAGATGGACTTCGTGCGCGAAGCGATCGAGATCCACGTCGCCGAGCGCATCGAGAAGGAGCTTGCGGAGCGCGGAAGGTTCGAGTGGTGCAAGAGTGCGGAGGTCTCGCGGGACGGCATCACGCCAAAGCGCGGCAAGCGGAAACAGACGCTGGTTCGGTGGAGCGAACTCAGCCAGGTCTGGATGCACAACGGGCACATGCACATCGCGGCGGCGGGAGAGAAGAAGTCGTTTATTGCGGTCCCGAGCGCAGGAGTGAACTTTTTTCCGTGCGCCCGCGTGTTCGCGCGACTCGCGGAGGACGCGCGTGGCGAAGGCGTCCCCAAGCGCGAAGATGACAGCCCGGTCCGGGCGCAGAGCGCCTGGTGA
- a CDS encoding sulfatase, whose product MKTSFETVGVSVRRRCSRVLLAAFLSVAACFAARAQAAGGADRPNILFIFSDDHGTQAISAYGSRINRTPNIDAIAHEGMRFDNCFVTNSICGPSRAVIITGKYSHLNGFYHNRNKLNPDQTMVSRLLQQAGYNTAIIGKWHLTTDPPGFDHYEVLNDQGTYYNPEMFRDGQKVRYTGYTTNIITDLALDWLKDDRDKSKPFFLMYQHKSPHRPWDPAPEYFNVYEDQLIPEPLLLLEDLSARGTPARQSDMQIGETLDDRDLKFIPPAELNAEQLAAWNAAYVPRNARFRDSMLTGDALIRWKYQRFIKDYLRCVAAMDDGIGRVLKYLDDSGLSKSTIVIYSSDQGFFLGEHGWFDKRWMYETSLRTPLLVRWPGVTPPDSFCNAIVSNLDFAPTFLDIAGAKIPDDMQGRSLVPLLRGDNPPDWRTIFYYHYYEYPGWHFVRRHDGVTDARFKLIHFYEPDVNTWELYDVKFDPFEINNLISNPEYDSVKKRLMHQLEERRKALKVTDSDPPESDMGDFPPRTRIKKLAP is encoded by the coding sequence ATGAAAACATCCTTCGAAACAGTCGGCGTTTCCGTTCGGCGACGCTGCTCCCGGGTGCTTCTCGCGGCATTCCTGAGCGTGGCGGCCTGCTTTGCCGCGCGCGCACAAGCTGCAGGCGGAGCGGATCGCCCCAACATTCTCTTCATCTTCTCGGATGATCATGGCACCCAGGCCATCAGCGCCTACGGATCGCGCATCAACCGCACGCCGAACATCGACGCCATCGCGCACGAGGGCATGCGTTTCGACAACTGCTTCGTCACCAACTCGATCTGCGGCCCTTCGCGCGCCGTCATCATCACGGGGAAGTACAGCCATCTCAACGGCTTCTATCACAACCGAAACAAGCTCAATCCGGATCAAACGATGGTCTCGCGCCTGCTCCAGCAGGCCGGATACAACACCGCGATCATCGGCAAGTGGCACCTCACGACCGATCCGCCCGGCTTCGATCACTACGAAGTGCTCAACGACCAGGGCACCTACTACAACCCTGAGATGTTCCGCGACGGACAGAAGGTCCGCTACACCGGCTACACCACCAACATCATCACCGATCTCGCGCTCGACTGGCTCAAGGACGACCGCGACAAATCCAAGCCCTTCTTTCTGATGTACCAGCACAAGTCGCCTCACCGGCCGTGGGACCCCGCTCCCGAATACTTCAACGTCTACGAAGATCAGCTCATTCCCGAGCCGTTGCTGCTGCTCGAAGATCTCTCCGCCCGCGGCACGCCCGCCCGCCAGTCCGACATGCAGATCGGCGAAACGCTTGATGATCGCGATCTCAAGTTCATCCCGCCCGCCGAACTCAACGCCGAGCAGCTCGCGGCATGGAACGCGGCATACGTCCCGCGAAACGCACGCTTCCGCGACTCGATGCTCACCGGCGACGCACTCATCCGCTGGAAATACCAGCGATTCATCAAGGACTACCTGCGCTGCGTCGCGGCAATGGACGACGGAATCGGGCGCGTGCTCAAGTATCTCGACGACTCGGGCCTCTCAAAGAGCACGATCGTCATCTATTCCTCCGACCAGGGCTTTTTCCTCGGCGAGCACGGTTGGTTCGACAAGCGATGGATGTACGAAACATCGCTCCGTACTCCGCTTCTTGTGCGCTGGCCGGGCGTCACTCCGCCCGATTCGTTCTGCAACGCGATCGTTTCCAACCTCGACTTCGCGCCCACATTCCTCGATATCGCCGGCGCGAAAATTCCCGACGACATGCAGGGCCGCTCACTCGTCCCGCTTCTCCGGGGTGACAATCCGCCCGACTGGCGCACAATCTTCTACTACCACTACTACGAGTATCCGGGTTGGCACTTCGTCCGTCGCCACGACGGCGTGACCGACGCCCGCTTCAAGCTCATTCACTTCTACGAGCCGGATGTCAACACCTGGGAGCTCTACGACGTGAAGTTCGATCCGTTCGAGATCAACAACCTGATCTCGAATCCCGAATACGACTCGGTCAAGAAGCGACTCATGCATCAGCTCGAAGAGCGCCGCAAGGCCCTGAAGGTCACCGATTCGGATCCTCCCGAATCCGACATGGGCGACTTCCCGCCGCGCACGCGGATCAAAAAGCTGGCGCCGTAA
- a CDS encoding TerB family tellurite resistance protein has translation MSFSQSHDAFKERGQSLEDSYFRTRDVQMVDKLRGIFENKMAKDAITKATGITNDEFLDRVVRLNMNGEMLTAFKLFPLVEVAWADGTFDQAEADAVISAAAKQGIPRNSEVLAHLKNWLNKGPTPDGRTLWKMYAAELRKTLSKQELDTFREDLLKYAHQVAEASGGILKVFFTESASEKKAIEAIRKELTV, from the coding sequence ATGAGTTTCTCGCAGTCGCATGATGCCTTTAAGGAGCGCGGACAGAGCCTTGAAGACAGCTATTTTCGGACGCGCGACGTTCAGATGGTGGACAAGCTTCGCGGCATCTTCGAGAACAAGATGGCCAAGGATGCCATCACCAAAGCGACCGGAATCACGAACGATGAATTCCTCGATCGTGTCGTTCGGCTCAATATGAACGGCGAAATGCTGACGGCGTTCAAGCTCTTCCCGCTCGTCGAGGTCGCGTGGGCGGACGGAACATTCGATCAGGCGGAGGCCGACGCGGTCATCAGCGCGGCGGCGAAGCAGGGCATTCCGCGGAACAGCGAAGTGCTTGCGCACCTGAAGAACTGGCTCAACAAAGGACCGACTCCGGACGGGCGGACGCTCTGGAAGATGTACGCGGCGGAGCTGCGCAAGACCTTGAGCAAGCAGGAACTCGACACGTTCCGGGAAGATCTGCTGAAATACGCGCACCAGGTCGCGGAAGCCAGCGGCGGGATCCTCAAGGTTTTCTTCACCGAGAGCGCATCGGAAAAGAAGGCGATCGAAGCTATTCGAAAAGAACTGACGGTCTGA
- a CDS encoding type II toxin-antitoxin system HicB family antitoxin has product MKQPKYHINVFFSKEDGGYIADIPDLEYCSAFGATPEEAVHEVQIAMRLWLETARARKRPIPKALYRPVHYAIAS; this is encoded by the coding sequence ATGAAGCAGCCCAAGTACCACATCAACGTATTTTTCAGCAAGGAAGACGGCGGGTACATCGCCGACATTCCTGATTTGGAGTACTGCTCCGCGTTCGGCGCGACGCCGGAAGAAGCGGTTCACGAAGTCCAGATCGCAATGCGGCTTTGGCTTGAGACCGCTCGTGCAAGAAAACGCCCTATCCCGAAGGCGCTTTACCGCCCGGTGCACTACGCGATCGCCTCGTAA
- a CDS encoding type II toxin-antitoxin system HicA family toxin — MKPDKLLRRIQTDRANVRFGDFVRLIEALGFELDRHDGGSHRIYVHPKVPKHLNLQDYGGQAKPYQIKKLLQLVDAYSLRIERP; from the coding sequence GTGAAACCGGACAAACTCCTTCGCCGCATCCAGACTGATCGCGCCAACGTGCGCTTCGGTGACTTCGTTCGACTCATCGAGGCTCTGGGCTTCGAATTGGACCGACATGACGGCGGCAGCCACCGGATTTACGTCCACCCAAAGGTCCCAAAACACTTGAACCTTCAGGACTACGGTGGCCAAGCGAAGCCCTACCAGATCAAGAAACTGCTCCAGCTCGTCGATGCGTATAGTCTCCGCATCGAACGGCCATGA
- a CDS encoding NHL repeat-containing protein: protein MRLFVAAMALLLANVVFGQVRASAPDMQMVHGRVRSGNAPIPFASVTLYLAGKQKAAGEQALGWAIADGAGNFSIEYTPSPNRGDVFYLVADGPLPTVRLATVLGTQPFRGLATINERTTIATAMAMAQFIDGTSIGGKGPGLQNASATLRNLVDIRTGNVGHVLATKPNGSLTTTMAMFNSLSNALAGAVRGINTAGFFLAAAPPGGPVPLNTLDAAIDIAHNTWHHPLALFELSLATQPYQPFLDQAPVTWALALKYDGNGHEFDGPGAIAFDAQGNAWVNNNYGFRNNHSLPTCGSKVLSRLTPSGQDFPGAPYNGFSAGVDGAGYGMAVDPFGQAWVGNFGFFGSTCPCQFAPAANSVSLFSATGTPVSPSTGYTQGCVAGPQATVSDHGGNIWIANSCGGSVTRYANGNPNTNWIFDFTSNQIVDECLGITDVKPFGIAIDHASNAWVTLNGQDTAVLLSPAGVPLAHAASDAQITAPMGIAIDSVGDVYVSNSGIIHVPCYECGDTIDSIYGPLLPDLDHASVSKLSPTGATLARFTGGGIFIPWGIAVDGDDNIWVANFGGNRVSAFHNDGTPIAPFGFHSDALQRITGVSIDPSGNVWLANNWLPLPVQTNPGGDGVVVFVGIAAPVKTPLLGPPQQP from the coding sequence ATGAGACTATTTGTAGCGGCGATGGCGTTGCTCCTCGCGAATGTGGTGTTCGGCCAGGTTCGAGCCAGCGCCCCGGACATGCAGATGGTCCACGGGCGCGTCCGATCCGGAAACGCGCCGATTCCGTTCGCATCGGTCACGCTCTACCTCGCCGGCAAGCAGAAAGCCGCAGGGGAGCAGGCTTTGGGCTGGGCGATCGCCGATGGGGCCGGTAACTTTTCGATCGAATACACGCCTTCTCCTAATCGAGGCGATGTCTTCTATCTCGTCGCCGACGGTCCTCTCCCGACGGTCCGTCTCGCCACGGTGCTGGGCACGCAGCCCTTCCGCGGACTTGCCACGATCAACGAGCGCACCACGATCGCCACGGCAATGGCAATGGCTCAGTTCATCGACGGAACATCGATCGGAGGAAAAGGACCCGGCCTTCAGAACGCCAGCGCGACGCTGCGCAATCTCGTCGACATCCGCACGGGAAACGTCGGGCATGTTCTCGCGACCAAGCCGAACGGATCGCTCACTACCACGATGGCGATGTTCAATTCTCTCTCCAATGCGCTCGCAGGCGCTGTGCGCGGAATCAATACGGCGGGATTCTTCCTCGCCGCGGCACCTCCTGGCGGGCCCGTCCCCCTCAACACGCTCGACGCCGCGATCGATATCGCGCATAACACCTGGCATCATCCGCTGGCGCTCTTCGAGCTCTCTCTCGCAACGCAGCCCTATCAACCTTTTCTCGACCAGGCGCCGGTGACTTGGGCGCTCGCGCTCAAGTACGACGGGAACGGCCATGAATTCGACGGGCCCGGCGCGATCGCGTTCGACGCACAAGGAAACGCCTGGGTCAACAACAACTACGGCTTCCGAAACAATCACTCGCTCCCGACCTGCGGCAGCAAAGTGCTCTCGAGACTCACCCCCAGCGGCCAAGACTTCCCCGGCGCTCCCTACAACGGTTTCAGCGCCGGCGTCGACGGCGCTGGCTACGGGATGGCGGTCGATCCCTTCGGGCAAGCGTGGGTCGGCAACTTCGGCTTCTTCGGCTCCACATGCCCGTGTCAGTTCGCGCCGGCCGCCAATAGCGTCTCGCTCTTTAGCGCGACTGGAACACCGGTCAGCCCATCGACCGGCTACACACAGGGTTGCGTCGCCGGTCCGCAGGCCACCGTTTCTGATCACGGAGGGAATATTTGGATCGCCAACTCCTGCGGCGGAAGCGTGACGCGATACGCGAACGGCAACCCCAACACCAATTGGATCTTCGATTTCACCAGCAATCAAATCGTCGACGAGTGCCTCGGAATCACCGATGTGAAACCTTTCGGGATCGCGATCGACCACGCAAGCAATGCGTGGGTGACCCTGAATGGACAGGACACTGCGGTTCTGCTCTCACCGGCCGGAGTTCCGCTCGCACATGCCGCGTCGGACGCGCAGATCACGGCCCCGATGGGCATCGCGATCGACAGTGTCGGCGACGTGTATGTTTCCAATTCGGGAATCATCCACGTTCCGTGCTACGAGTGCGGCGACACCATCGATTCCATCTACGGTCCTCTTCTCCCCGATCTCGATCACGCCTCGGTTTCCAAGCTCTCTCCGACAGGAGCGACGCTCGCCCGGTTCACCGGCGGCGGCATCTTCATCCCCTGGGGCATCGCGGTCGATGGCGACGATAATATCTGGGTCGCCAATTTCGGCGGCAACCGCGTCTCCGCGTTTCACAACGACGGAACACCGATCGCCCCATTCGGGTTTCACAGCGATGCGCTCCAGCGCATCACCGGTGTTTCGATCGACCCGTCGGGGAATGTCTGGCTCGCGAACAACTGGCTCCCTCTTCCGGTGCAGACCAATCCCGGCGGAGACGGAGTCGTTGTATTTGTTGGGATCGCGGCGCCGGTGAAGACGCCGCTGCTGGGGCCGCCTCAGCAGCCGTAA
- a CDS encoding fatty acid desaturase, protein MQRPPAIEQACSPLVEPGGETPHRWARRRLVAINLTTVLLPFAGLGAAIGLLWGVAFGWLYVWILLGMAVVSALGITVGFHRLCTHRSFKTPAVLRYLFAAAGSMAVQGPVIRWCAEHRKHHQHSDTEHDPHSPHMGPRGSWGDGVLATVRGAFHAHLGWLFGPAATGLAKYSRDLREDRAIALADRQFVLWVLIGLALPAILGGLISMSWGGVLLGFLWGGLVRILLVHHVTWSVNSICHLWGTRPFQSRDESRNNPIVGFLALGEGWHNNHHAFPTSARHGLRWWEFDLSYLLIRGLQLVGLASEIRKPDRVRIAAKKRPW, encoded by the coding sequence ATGCAAAGACCGCCAGCGATCGAACAAGCATGCTCACCGCTCGTTGAACCGGGTGGTGAGACTCCGCATCGATGGGCGCGCCGGCGCCTGGTGGCCATCAATCTCACGACGGTGCTCTTGCCGTTTGCGGGCCTGGGCGCGGCGATCGGGCTTCTTTGGGGCGTGGCATTCGGGTGGCTGTATGTCTGGATTCTTCTCGGCATGGCCGTTGTTTCCGCGCTCGGCATCACAGTCGGTTTCCACCGGTTGTGCACGCACAGATCGTTCAAGACTCCGGCGGTGCTGCGATATCTGTTTGCCGCGGCGGGCTCGATGGCGGTGCAGGGCCCGGTGATCCGCTGGTGCGCCGAACACCGCAAACACCATCAGCATTCGGACACGGAGCACGATCCGCACTCGCCGCACATGGGCCCGCGCGGTTCGTGGGGCGATGGAGTCCTGGCGACCGTTCGCGGCGCGTTCCACGCGCACCTGGGCTGGCTGTTCGGCCCCGCCGCGACGGGCCTGGCGAAATACTCGCGCGATCTGCGCGAAGACCGCGCGATCGCGCTGGCGGATCGACAGTTTGTGCTCTGGGTGCTGATCGGTCTCGCGCTTCCGGCGATCCTCGGAGGACTGATCTCGATGTCGTGGGGCGGCGTGCTGCTGGGTTTTCTCTGGGGAGGGCTCGTGCGGATACTGCTGGTGCACCACGTGACGTGGAGCGTGAATTCGATCTGCCATCTGTGGGGAACGCGCCCGTTTCAAAGCCGCGACGAGAGCCGGAACAACCCGATCGTCGGATTCCTTGCGCTCGGAGAGGGCTGGCACAACAACCATCACGCCTTCCCGACGAGCGCACGCCACGGGCTTCGCTGGTGGGAGTTTGATCTCAGTTACCTGCTCATTCGTGGGCTGCAATTGGTAGGGCTCGCGAGCGAAATTCGGAAGCCGGATCGCGTGCGCATCGCCGCCAAGAAGCGACCATGGTGA